One segment of Aulosira sp. FACHB-615 DNA contains the following:
- a CDS encoding choice-of-anchor A family protein, whose translation MSIKHKTKFAVIPLSLATVTLASLIQPAMAVNLGIAQDYNVFVFGDMNQSSDSEGRVAVGGNATFTNFGIADRLANSNGTDTRLIVGGDLTYNGGQVFGGNAVVGGSVKTSVNFNCSPNCGVSSGTPLNFETARQELTYLSESLGGLSSTGNTEYKWGGIHLQGNNSDLNIFTIDGSQFSNSTYLNIAGVGSNSTVIFNILGNSVNISNFGLNLNGLNKQNILFNFVDATQVKTTGFSFYGSVLATKANVLFNNGNVEGTLVASSLSGSGEFHNTKFAGNLPNIPKPQPETPTNPTPETPTNPTPETPETPTNPTPETPVTPTNPTPETPETPTNPTPETPETPTNPTPETPETPTNPTPEPPVSTTVPEPSTVMGLLFVVGLFGFSRRNKLSTKSAITGEKI comes from the coding sequence ATGTCGATAAAACACAAAACAAAATTTGCTGTGATTCCTTTATCTCTAGCTACAGTTACCTTAGCGAGTTTAATACAACCAGCTATGGCTGTTAATTTGGGAATCGCGCAAGACTATAACGTATTCGTGTTTGGAGACATGAATCAAAGTTCCGACTCTGAAGGTCGTGTAGCGGTTGGCGGTAATGCGACCTTCACCAATTTTGGTATTGCTGACCGTTTAGCTAATTCTAATGGCACAGATACTAGACTGATAGTAGGTGGAGATTTAACTTACAACGGTGGTCAAGTTTTTGGTGGTAATGCTGTTGTCGGTGGTAGTGTTAAAACTTCTGTGAATTTCAACTGTTCTCCGAACTGTGGTGTTAGTTCAGGTACACCGCTTAATTTTGAGACAGCACGCCAAGAATTAACTTATCTTTCTGAATCTTTAGGCGGGTTAAGTTCTACAGGTAATACAGAGTATAAATGGGGTGGAATTCATCTCCAGGGTAACAATAGTGATTTAAATATTTTCACTATTGATGGTTCACAGTTTTCTAACAGCACTTATCTGAATATTGCTGGAGTAGGCAGTAACTCTACAGTAATTTTTAATATTTTAGGTAATAGCGTCAATATTAGTAACTTTGGACTTAACCTTAATGGACTAAATAAGCAAAATATTTTGTTTAACTTTGTTGATGCTACTCAAGTAAAAACTACTGGTTTCTCGTTCTATGGTAGTGTACTTGCAACTAAAGCTAATGTCCTATTTAATAACGGGAATGTAGAAGGAACTTTAGTAGCTTCTTCGTTATCTGGTAGTGGTGAATTTCACAATACTAAGTTTGCTGGGAACTTACCTAACATACCCAAACCACAGCCAGAAACTCCAACTAACCCCACACCCGAAACCCCAACTAATCCCACACCCGAAACACCCGAAACCCCAACTAACCCAACTCCTGAAACTCCAGTAACTCCAACTAACCCAACTCCTGAAACACCTGAAACTCCAACTAATCCCACACCCGAAACACCTGAAACTCCAACTAACCCAACTCCTGAAACACCTGAAACTCCAACTAACCCAACTCCTGAGCCTCCTGTTTCAACTACAGTACCAGAACCAAGTACAGTTATGGGTTTACTTTTTGTAGTTGGTTTATTTGGCTTTTCTCGCCGGAATAAATTATCCACTAAATCAGCTATAACTGGTGAGAAAATTTAG
- a CDS encoding type I restriction endonuclease produces MVQTIQARDISLYELEENFGLELVTNNDFFTEWVENLPLLTDVEKSSLERLKSNYLNLTKRRPMSEEVVKMVVLSPLLDLAGFYQPNFEIETETSTEISAVDESFIVKGSIDVLLVNKKLWILVIESKSTKFDVVAALPQALAYMLNAPNVERPIFGLLVNGREFVFIKLVQTQKPKYARSYALSIEKPDELQQVLSVLKKISQLILL; encoded by the coding sequence ATGGTACAAACAATCCAAGCACGGGATATCAGTCTTTACGAACTGGAAGAGAATTTTGGATTAGAGTTAGTTACCAATAATGATTTTTTCACTGAATGGGTAGAAAACTTACCGTTACTAACAGATGTTGAAAAATCATCTTTAGAACGATTAAAAAGCAACTATTTAAATTTAACTAAACGTCGTCCTATGTCAGAAGAAGTAGTGAAGATGGTTGTACTATCTCCACTGCTTGATTTGGCAGGTTTTTATCAACCTAATTTCGAGATTGAAACAGAAACTTCTACTGAAATTTCGGCTGTAGATGAAAGTTTTATTGTTAAAGGTAGTATTGACGTTTTATTAGTGAATAAAAAGCTATGGATACTTGTTATTGAGTCGAAAAGTACTAAATTTGATGTGGTAGCTGCACTACCTCAAGCACTTGCTTATATGCTCAATGCTCCCAATGTTGAACGACCAATTTTTGGGTTGCTTGTCAACGGTAGAGAGTTTGTTTTTATCAAGCTAGTTCAGACACAGAAGCCAAAATATGCTCGTTCCTATGCTTTATCAATAGAAAAACCAGATGAGCTACAGCAAGTTTTAAGTGTATTAAAAAAAATTAGTCAATTAATTTTATTGTAG
- the leuS gene encoding leucine--tRNA ligase: MTENLKAIGNDIALNKYSPAAIEEKWQKTWAELNLDNTPTENNQPKFYALSMFPYPSGSLHMGHVRNYTITDVIARLKRMQGYRVLHPMGWDAFGLPAENAAIDRGVPPAKWTYQNIAQMRQQLQRLGLSIDWESEVATCSPDYYKWTQWIFLQFLQAGLAYQKEAAVNWDPIDQTVLANEQVDSEGRSWRSGAKVERKLLRQWFFKITDYAEELLNDLDKLTGWPERVKLMQANWIGKSSGAYLEFPIVGMEEKIGVYTTRPDTVFGVSYVVLAPEHPLTKRVTTKDQQAAVEAFITEVSNQSELERTAEDKPKRGIPTGGKAINPFTGEEVPILIADYVLYEYGTGAVMGVPAHDVRDFKFAQAYDLPIEFVIAAPEDVADFDLTSTSDTEEEITEYVEGYTSPGIFIIQYNEAYTEPGILINSGQFTGMNSVDAKAAIVKYAEEQGFGKERIQYRLRDWLISRQRYWGAPIPVIHCPNCGIVPVPDKDLPVQLPEEVEFTGRGGSPLAQLESWVNVPCPTCGTPAKRETDTMDTFIDSSWYFLRFTDAKNEQQVFDSGKTNNWMPVDQYVGGIEHAILHLLYSRFFTKVLRDRGLLNFDEPFARLLTQGMVQGLTYMNPNKGGKDKWVPSHLVNPADPRDPQTGESLQRLYATMSKSKGNGVAPEDVIAKYGVDTARMFILFKAPPEKDLEWDEADVEGQFRFLNRVWRLVTDYVAAGVSHKKAQLADLSKSEKDLRRAIHTAIKSVTEDLEDEYQFNTAVSELMKLSNSLTDSDCKNSPIYAEGIHSLIILLAPFAPHIADELWHLLGNKNSVHTQTWPSYDAAALIADEITLVIQINGKKRADIQVPSQADKAELEKYARESEVVQRHLEGKEIKKVIVVPGKLVNFVVA, encoded by the coding sequence ATGACTGAGAATTTAAAGGCTATAGGTAATGATATTGCGTTAAATAAATATTCTCCCGCCGCCATTGAGGAAAAATGGCAAAAAACCTGGGCGGAACTGAATTTAGATAATACCCCTACAGAAAACAATCAGCCAAAATTCTACGCTCTATCCATGTTTCCCTATCCATCGGGTAGCTTACACATGGGTCACGTCCGTAATTACACAATTACAGATGTGATTGCTCGTCTCAAGCGAATGCAAGGTTATCGAGTCTTGCACCCAATGGGTTGGGATGCTTTTGGCTTACCCGCAGAAAACGCGGCCATCGACCGTGGAGTTCCCCCCGCCAAGTGGACTTATCAAAATATTGCTCAAATGCGCCAACAGTTACAGCGTTTGGGTTTATCTATCGACTGGGAAAGTGAAGTTGCTACCTGTTCACCAGATTATTACAAGTGGACACAGTGGATTTTCTTGCAATTTTTACAAGCAGGGTTAGCTTACCAAAAAGAAGCGGCGGTGAACTGGGACCCGATTGACCAAACTGTATTAGCCAACGAACAAGTTGATAGCGAAGGTCGTTCTTGGCGCAGTGGGGCAAAAGTTGAGCGCAAATTATTGCGCCAATGGTTTTTCAAGATTACCGACTACGCCGAAGAATTACTCAACGACTTGGATAAATTGACAGGTTGGCCGGAACGTGTCAAGTTAATGCAGGCTAACTGGATTGGTAAATCTTCTGGTGCTTATTTAGAATTTCCGATTGTGGGGATGGAGGAAAAAATCGGCGTGTACACCACTCGCCCTGATACCGTTTTTGGTGTTAGCTATGTGGTTTTAGCTCCAGAACATCCCTTAACCAAGCGCGTCACCACCAAAGACCAACAAGCCGCAGTGGAAGCTTTTATTACTGAAGTTTCTAATCAAAGTGAGTTGGAACGCACCGCCGAAGACAAACCAAAGCGCGGTATACCCACAGGTGGTAAAGCCATTAATCCCTTCACTGGGGAAGAAGTACCGATTTTAATTGCTGATTATGTCTTGTATGAATACGGTACTGGGGCGGTGATGGGTGTACCAGCCCATGATGTGCGCGACTTTAAGTTTGCTCAGGCTTATGATTTACCAATTGAGTTTGTGATTGCTGCACCCGAAGATGTGGCAGATTTTGATTTAACGTCAACCTCAGATACAGAAGAAGAAATTACTGAATATGTGGAGGGTTACACATCACCAGGAATTTTTATTATTCAATATAACGAAGCATATACTGAGCCAGGAATTTTGATTAATTCTGGGCAGTTTACAGGGATGAATTCGGTAGATGCGAAAGCTGCGATTGTTAAATATGCCGAAGAACAAGGTTTTGGAAAAGAACGCATTCAATACCGCTTGCGAGATTGGTTGATTTCTCGACAACGTTATTGGGGCGCACCCATCCCAGTAATTCACTGTCCGAACTGCGGAATTGTGCCAGTCCCAGACAAGGATTTACCTGTACAGTTACCTGAAGAAGTGGAATTTACTGGACGCGGTGGTTCACCGTTGGCGCAGTTGGAAAGCTGGGTAAATGTACCTTGTCCAACTTGCGGCACTCCAGCCAAGCGGGAAACTGACACGATGGACACTTTCATTGATTCTTCGTGGTATTTCTTGCGGTTTACCGATGCAAAGAATGAACAGCAGGTGTTTGACTCCGGCAAAACTAACAACTGGATGCCAGTAGACCAGTATGTAGGCGGTATTGAACACGCGATTTTACACTTGTTATATTCTCGGTTCTTTACTAAAGTATTGCGCGATCGCGGCTTGTTGAATTTTGATGAACCTTTTGCCCGGTTGTTAACTCAAGGCATGGTACAAGGTTTAACTTACATGAATCCCAACAAGGGTGGCAAAGATAAATGGGTTCCCTCCCATTTGGTTAACCCCGCCGACCCCCGCGACCCCCAAACCGGAGAATCATTACAACGCCTGTACGCTACCATGTCCAAATCTAAGGGTAATGGTGTTGCGCCAGAAGATGTCATTGCTAAGTATGGTGTAGACACAGCGCGGATGTTTATTTTATTCAAAGCACCACCAGAAAAAGATTTGGAATGGGATGAAGCTGATGTGGAAGGGCAATTCCGCTTTTTAAATCGGGTGTGGCGGTTGGTAACAGATTATGTGGCGGCTGGGGTATCTCACAAAAAAGCGCAACTCGCTGATTTAAGTAAATCAGAAAAAGATTTACGTCGAGCAATTCACACAGCCATTAAATCAGTCACCGAAGATTTGGAAGATGAATATCAATTCAACACTGCTGTTTCGGAATTGATGAAGTTGAGTAATTCCTTAACTGATAGTGATTGTAAAAATTCGCCAATTTATGCCGAAGGTATTCACAGTTTAATTATATTGTTGGCTCCTTTTGCACCACACATTGCTGATGAATTGTGGCATTTATTGGGTAATAAAAATTCAGTGCATACCCAAACTTGGCCATCTTATGATGCTGCTGCTTTAATCGCTGATGAAATTACTTTGGTAATTCAAATTAATGGCAAAAAGCGGGCTGATATTCAAGTTCCGTCACAAGCAGATAAAGCTGAGTTGGAAAAATACGCCCGTGAATCAGAAGTTGTGCAGCGTCATCTGGAAGGGAAGGAGATTAAAAAGGTGATTGTCGTACCTGGTAAGTTAGTAAATTTTGTTGTTGCTTGA
- a CDS encoding tetratricopeptide repeat protein — translation MTKKHLSAFAHRTLVIFVTMMMSSELMMTAARANHLYIAQKPQNTSPERQRAAAQAKQLLQEAQQLYEQGTATGRQEAIAKYEEALKIWQQIGDRNYEATTLLAIGTLYYTQNDNQRALGYFQRGLNIRREQKDRFGEAIMLNSLANAYANLSQPERALQFYSQALRLFRADKKPDFVAKTLLGIGGVYFNAGDTKQALQAYNQALVIQREQKNLDGQADILQTIGITYTNLGETQKALEAFQQSLEIQRTRNDLAGQSDALNYIGVAYLSIGDEQKSREALNQSLKLQQQIAANLSGVALAFSLTKQAITLSGLAGSYSFSEPQKSLEYYNQARSLLQKAGNPHSEAELLGQVAFVYDRLGEKQKALDTLNEAIALQRLTKNRAREAFTLDTIGGIYASLGDYQKAINTYNQALTIEREVKDVSGEGNTLKNIGLVYSLLGDHKTSIDTYNQALEKFKSTGDRDKLALTLDNIGSAYRALENYPKAIEYYNQAQQVRREQGNIIGQVSAISGIVRVYESLKDYPKALEATNQILTLAQQTKNSFAQTSADGFFGRVYLAAGDYQKALEFSQKAAAGWQKLGLKTAEANVIGNLGKTYNALKQPQQAIATYNQELKLRQMIGDRTGEADTLYSIAQTERDQGNLTAARTHIENTIKIVEDIRTNVTSQDLRTSYFASVQKYYQFYIDLLMRLHQKQPSQGYDALALQVSERARARSLLDLLQEANADIRQGVNPKLLQTERNLQQQLNARETLRIQLLSGKYTELQIKNLDKQTEEILQQYQQVQAEIKNSSPRYAALTQPQPLSLKQIQQQVLDDNTLLLEYSLGEERSYLWAVSQNSITSYELPKRADIATAVQKFRDALTAPSQRTSVARSSKAAMELSQMILAPVAQQLGKKRLVVVSDGALQYVPIAGLAIPNSPTYQPLITTNEIISLPSASTIALLRQEVKGRKKAPKTVAVLADPVFSAKDERIKNQPPNRLSITPDLDTFDLKQLARSAREADIDFERLRFTRQEAETILSLVSNKERKQALDFTASRNLATSPELSQYQIIHFATHGILNSQNPELSGVVLSLFDSNGTPQNGFLRLRDIFNLNLPAELVVLSACQTGLGEEIKGEGLVGLTRGFMYAGSPRVVVSLWSVDDQATSELMKLFYTNMLRKNLKPAAALRAAQIEMFQNQTYAAPYYWAAFTLQGEWR, via the coding sequence ATGACAAAGAAACATCTGTCGGCGTTTGCACATCGCACACTGGTTATCTTTGTCACTATGATGATGTCATCGGAGTTAATGATGACGGCGGCTAGGGCGAATCATCTCTACATAGCCCAAAAACCGCAAAATACTAGTCCTGAAAGGCAAAGAGCCGCAGCACAAGCCAAACAACTGCTGCAAGAAGCACAGCAATTATATGAACAAGGTACAGCCACAGGGCGGCAAGAAGCGATCGCAAAATATGAAGAAGCATTGAAAATTTGGCAGCAAATTGGCGATCGCAACTATGAAGCTACCACATTATTAGCGATCGGCACACTCTACTATACACAAAATGATAACCAAAGGGCGTTGGGATATTTTCAACGAGGGCTAAATATTCGCCGCGAACAAAAAGACCGTTTTGGCGAAGCGATAATGCTAAATTCTCTTGCTAATGCTTACGCCAACTTAAGTCAACCAGAAAGAGCTTTGCAATTTTATAGCCAAGCATTACGATTATTTCGTGCTGACAAAAAACCTGATTTTGTCGCTAAAACTTTATTAGGTATTGGGGGCGTTTATTTCAATGCAGGTGACACAAAACAAGCACTACAAGCTTATAATCAAGCCCTGGTAATTCAACGTGAGCAAAAAAATTTAGATGGGCAAGCTGATATTTTACAAACTATCGGCATTACCTATACTAATTTGGGTGAAACACAAAAAGCCTTGGAAGCTTTTCAACAGTCATTAGAAATTCAACGCACAAGAAATGACTTAGCTGGACAATCTGATGCACTCAACTATATCGGTGTAGCTTATTTATCAATTGGTGATGAGCAGAAATCTAGAGAAGCTCTCAATCAATCACTAAAACTGCAACAACAAATTGCTGCTAATCTTTCTGGTGTAGCTTTAGCATTTAGCCTCACCAAGCAAGCTATAACGCTGAGTGGGCTTGCAGGTAGTTATTCTTTTAGTGAACCACAAAAATCTTTAGAATATTATAACCAAGCGCGATCGCTGTTACAAAAAGCAGGTAATCCCCACTCGGAAGCGGAACTATTAGGTCAGGTGGCTTTTGTATATGATCGATTGGGTGAAAAGCAAAAAGCACTTGATACTTTAAATGAAGCAATTGCATTACAACGTCTCACTAAAAATCGGGCGCGGGAAGCTTTTACTCTAGATACAATTGGGGGAATTTATGCTTCATTAGGTGATTATCAAAAAGCCATTAATACTTATAACCAAGCCCTAACTATTGAAAGGGAAGTGAAAGATGTTAGCGGGGAAGGTAATACACTAAAAAATATTGGTTTAGTGTATAGTTTACTTGGTGATCATAAAACAAGTATTGACACTTATAATCAAGCCCTAGAAAAATTTAAAAGTACAGGCGATCGCGATAAACTAGCTTTAACTTTAGATAACATTGGCAGTGCCTATCGGGCGTTAGAAAATTATCCCAAAGCCATAGAATATTACAACCAAGCACAGCAGGTAAGGCGTGAACAAGGCAATATAATTGGTCAAGTTAGTGCCATTAGCGGTATTGTCAGAGTTTACGAATCATTAAAAGATTATCCCAAAGCTTTAGAAGCGACTAACCAAATTCTGACATTGGCGCAGCAAACAAAAAATAGCTTTGCCCAAACCAGTGCTGATGGTTTTTTTGGCAGAGTTTATTTAGCGGCTGGTGATTATCAAAAAGCTTTAGAATTTTCCCAAAAAGCTGCGGCTGGCTGGCAAAAATTAGGGCTAAAAACTGCCGAAGCCAATGTTATTGGTAATTTGGGTAAAACTTACAATGCCTTAAAACAACCACAACAAGCGATCGCCACTTATAATCAAGAATTAAAATTGCGGCAGATGATAGGCGATCGTACCGGAGAAGCAGACACCCTGTATTCTATAGCTCAGACAGAACGCGATCAAGGCAATCTCACCGCCGCCCGCACCCACATCGAAAACACCATTAAAATTGTCGAAGATATCCGCACCAACGTTACCAGCCAAGATTTGCGGACATCTTACTTTGCCTCTGTGCAGAAATATTATCAGTTTTATATCGACTTGCTCATGCGCCTACATCAAAAGCAACCATCCCAAGGTTATGATGCTTTGGCATTGCAAGTCAGCGAACGTGCGAGGGCGCGTAGTCTTTTAGACTTACTCCAAGAAGCAAACGCAGATATTCGTCAAGGTGTCAACCCCAAACTACTGCAAACAGAACGCAACTTACAGCAGCAACTCAATGCCAGAGAAACATTGCGTATCCAACTGTTAAGCGGTAAATATACGGAATTACAAATTAAAAATTTAGACAAGCAAACTGAAGAAATATTGCAACAGTATCAACAAGTCCAAGCAGAAATTAAAAATAGCAGTCCACGTTACGCTGCCTTGACCCAGCCACAACCCTTATCATTAAAGCAAATTCAGCAGCAAGTATTAGATGACAATACTTTACTCTTGGAGTACTCCTTGGGAGAAGAACGCAGTTATCTTTGGGCTGTGAGCCAAAACAGCATTACTAGTTATGAACTACCCAAACGTGCTGATATTGCCACAGCCGTGCAGAAATTCCGCGATGCTTTAACCGCCCCATCCCAAAGAACAAGTGTCGCCAGAAGCAGCAAAGCCGCAATGGAATTGTCACAGATGATTCTCGCTCCAGTCGCCCAGCAACTCGGCAAAAAACGCTTAGTTGTGGTTAGTGATGGCGCTTTGCAGTATGTCCCCATTGCGGGATTAGCAATACCCAACAGTCCCACCTATCAGCCACTAATCACAACCAACGAAATTATTTCCCTCCCCTCAGCCTCAACCATCGCTTTGCTGCGTCAGGAAGTCAAAGGTCGTAAAAAAGCCCCAAAAACCGTAGCTGTACTGGCAGATCCCGTATTTTCTGCTAAAGATGAGCGAATTAAAAACCAACCCCCAAATCGGCTATCCATCACCCCAGACTTGGATACCTTTGATCTAAAACAATTAGCACGTTCAGCCAGAGAAGCAGACATTGACTTTGAACGGTTGCGCTTTACCCGCCAAGAAGCCGAGACAATTCTTTCTCTGGTATCTAATAAAGAACGTAAGCAAGCCTTAGACTTTACCGCTAGTCGGAATTTAGCCACCAGCCCAGAGTTAAGCCAATATCAAATCATCCATTTTGCCACTCACGGCATCCTCAACAGCCAAAATCCCGAATTATCTGGGGTTGTGCTGTCGTTGTTTGATAGTAACGGCACTCCTCAAAATGGCTTTTTGCGCCTCCGTGATATTTTTAACCTGAATTTGCCAGCAGAGTTAGTCGTTCTCAGTGCTTGTCAAACAGGGTTAGGTGAAGAAATCAAGGGAGAAGGATTAGTTGGGTTAACTAGAGGATTTATGTATGCGGGTAGTCCCCGTGTAGTCGTGAGTTTGTGGAGTGTGGATGACCAAGCTACATCGGAATTGATGAAACTATTTTATACCAATATGTTACGCAAAAATTTAAAACCTGCGGCAGCGTTAAGGGCAGCACAAATAGAAATGTTTCAGAATCAAACTTATGCTGCACCTTATTATTGGGCTGCCTTTACATTGCAAGGTGAATGGAGATAA
- a CDS encoding restriction endonuclease subunit R, with protein MTQTLQAKDIDLRYLIDNFGIQLILDKQFFREWQEDLPEITELDKQLLDKVKFGYLNLLNYPTLLEDVVRMAVVDPILFIGDFYLAPFYVKSEEPIDIAVPDEDTLIKGRIDTLVLQDQLWVMIIESKKASFSIEEGLAQILAYMLGHPHPDKPSFGMIATGSEFIFVKLVKEELPRYSLSKGFLMRNPGNELYDVLRILKRLTQLVVSENISS; from the coding sequence ATGACTCAAACCTTACAAGCTAAAGATATAGATTTACGCTACTTAATTGATAATTTTGGAATTCAGTTAATTTTAGATAAGCAATTCTTCCGAGAATGGCAAGAAGACTTACCTGAGATTACAGAGTTAGATAAACAACTGTTAGATAAAGTCAAATTCGGTTATTTAAATCTGCTCAATTATCCTACCTTATTAGAAGATGTCGTCAGAATGGCAGTTGTAGATCCCATTCTTTTTATTGGTGATTTTTATTTAGCTCCATTTTATGTCAAGTCGGAAGAACCTATAGATATTGCTGTACCAGATGAAGATACACTCATCAAAGGCAGAATAGATACTTTAGTCTTACAAGACCAATTATGGGTAATGATTATTGAATCAAAAAAAGCTTCCTTTTCTATTGAAGAAGGACTTGCACAAATACTTGCCTATATGTTAGGACATCCCCATCCAGACAAACCTAGTTTTGGAATGATTGCTACAGGTAGTGAGTTTATTTTTGTAAAATTAGTTAAAGAAGAGCTACCCCGTTATAGCTTATCCAAAGGTTTTTTAATGCGTAACCCTGGCAATGAATTATACGATGTACTGCGTATTCTGAAGCGTTTAACTCAATTGGTGGTTTCTGAAAATATTAGTAGCTAA
- a CDS encoding triacylglycerol lipase has product MPLPTVIVPGYLESAIAYLNLETSLTQLGFPTVTVPLRRRDWLPTIGGRPVTPILQKLDLTVQQILQQYQSQQINLIGHSAGGWISRIYLGEKPYTPRNQTHPSIWNAHPLVASLITLGTPHISQERWTRWNLEFVTNNYPGAFYKNVRYVCVAGKTILGARRPGNWLAYSSYQLTCGQGNTWGDGITPIAAAHLAGAENLIIEGVRHSPRSPGIWYGSPEAIQVWVKYLL; this is encoded by the coding sequence ATGCCGTTACCTACAGTTATTGTCCCTGGCTATTTAGAAAGTGCGATCGCCTACCTCAACTTAGAAACCTCCCTCACACAGTTGGGGTTTCCCACAGTTACAGTACCACTAAGACGGCGCGATTGGCTCCCTACCATTGGCGGTAGACCTGTCACACCCATTTTGCAAAAGCTTGATCTGACTGTTCAACAAATATTGCAGCAATATCAGTCCCAGCAAATCAACCTAATTGGACATTCAGCAGGCGGTTGGATTTCCCGGATTTATTTAGGAGAAAAACCTTACACTCCCCGCAATCAAACTCATCCATCAATTTGGAATGCTCATCCTTTAGTCGCCTCCCTCATCACTTTAGGCACACCTCATATCAGCCAAGAACGCTGGACACGTTGGAATTTAGAATTTGTAACTAACAACTATCCCGGCGCATTTTACAAAAATGTCCGTTATGTCTGTGTGGCTGGCAAAACTATTCTGGGCGCAAGACGGCCTGGTAATTGGTTGGCTTACAGTAGTTACCAATTAACCTGCGGCCAAGGTAATACCTGGGGAGATGGTATCACTCCCATTGCCGCCGCCCATCTAGCAGGAGCCGAAAATCTAATCATTGAAGGCGTGAGACACTCACCCAGAAGTCCGGGAATTTGGTACGGTTCCCCAGAAGCAATCCAGGTTTGGGTAAAATATTTGCTTTAA
- a CDS encoding HD domain-containing protein — protein MNQNQINPNNWSQESYIKAYKFAAIAHHNQTIPGSELPYIMHLSFVSMELIAALNVEKVANADLAIQCAVLHDTIEDSGITFEQIKTEFGEAVAKGVLALTKDKSLAKHLQMADSLRRLKQQPPEIWMVKLADRISNLQAPPHYWSQEKITKYREEAIQIYETLKDASPFLAARLAKKIEDYKTYTQSENVESD, from the coding sequence ATGAATCAAAATCAAATTAATCCAAACAACTGGTCACAAGAGAGTTATATTAAGGCTTATAAATTTGCTGCGATCGCACATCATAACCAAACTATTCCCGGTTCTGAATTGCCTTATATCATGCACTTGAGTTTTGTCAGTATGGAATTAATTGCTGCTTTAAACGTAGAAAAAGTAGCTAACGCTGATTTGGCAATTCAATGTGCAGTTTTACATGACACCATCGAAGATAGTGGTATAACTTTTGAACAAATAAAAACCGAGTTCGGTGAAGCAGTTGCCAAAGGTGTGCTTGCATTAACCAAAGATAAAAGTTTGGCGAAACATCTGCAAATGGCAGATAGTTTAAGGCGGTTAAAACAACAACCACCAGAAATTTGGATGGTTAAGTTAGCAGATAGAATCAGCAACCTCCAAGCACCGCCACATTACTGGAGTCAAGAAAAAATTACGAAATATCGAGAAGAGGCTATACAGATTTATGAAACTCTGAAAGATGCGAGTCCGTTTTTGGCTGCAAGATTAGCTAAGAAAATTGAAGACTACAAGACATATACACAATCAGAGAATGTTGAATCAGATTGA
- the rplL gene encoding 50S ribosomal protein L7/L12, translating to MSVKTLEILEQLKSLTTKETTQLVKQIEATFNVDSSTPKLVRIGKRDEDEIQPQIQTEFDVLLVSVPAEKKITLLKVIRTLTGMGLKEAKDFVDSLPQMVQSGLDQEAAETLKQQLEETGAVVSLK from the coding sequence ATGTCTGTGAAAACTTTAGAAATTTTAGAACAACTCAAGTCTCTCACTACCAAAGAAACTACTCAATTAGTCAAGCAGATTGAAGCAACCTTCAATGTTGATAGTTCCACACCGAAATTAGTTCGGATTGGTAAACGAGATGAAGATGAAATTCAACCGCAAATTCAGACCGAATTTGATGTTTTATTGGTATCGGTTCCGGCGGAAAAAAAGATTACCTTACTCAAGGTCATCCGTACGCTAACTGGAATGGGACTCAAAGAAGCAAAAGATTTTGTAGATTCCCTTCCTCAAATGGTGCAGTCGGGATTGGATCAAGAAGCGGCTGAAACTCTTAAACAGCAACTAGAGGAAACTGGTGCTGTTGTTTCTCTCAAATAA
- a CDS encoding Uma2 family endonuclease, with the protein MGKLSQWLNCGNFYVDQRLWVPDANLYTYPDVMVLPKPIELQTGRKDTVMNPCFITEVLSKSTQNYDRGEKFVAYRTIPTFQEYLLIDQYRIHVEHHLKTAAHQWLFSEYDDPNITLSLSTLELQISIAELYENIDFSSV; encoded by the coding sequence CTGGGCAAACTATCCCAGTGGCTCAACTGTGGGAATTTCTATGTTGATCAGCGACTATGGGTTCCTGATGCAAATCTCTATACTTACCCTGATGTCATGGTTCTACCCAAACCCATAGAACTGCAAACGGGGCGCAAAGATACTGTGATGAACCCCTGCTTTATCACTGAAGTGTTGTCTAAATCTACCCAAAACTATGACCGTGGTGAGAAATTTGTTGCTTATCGGACAATTCCCACTTTCCAAGAATATCTGCTGATTGATCAATATCGCATACATGTTGAGCATCATCTCAAAACAGCCGCCCATCAATGGCTATTTTCAGAATACGATGATCCCAATATTACCCTTTCTTTGAGTACTTTGGAGTTGCAAATTTCAATTGCCGAACTTTACGAAAATATTGATTTTTCAAGTGTTTGA